The genome window CGGGCGAGGGCATCCCGGCGGGCACCTGGGCGAGCTTCCTGCTGCGCTACGTCGAGGGCCGGCCCGCACTGACCCGGGTGGTGGAGCAGTTCCGCGACGACGCCGCCAAGGCCGGCATCGAGGTGCGCCTGGAGGAGGTCTACGGCTCGATCCTGGTGGCCGAGGACGCGCCCTGCGTGCCCAGCCCCGAGGACCCCTGCCGGTGGGAGGCCTGCACCTGGAACGGCGGCTGGGTCTTCCACCGGCCCACCGGCGAGATCCTGTTCAGCACGGACGCCGGCGGCAACTTCGGGCACTACAGCGACCCGCGGGCGGACGAGCTGATCGAGCGGACCGTGACCACGGACGACCTGGACGTGCTCTACGAGTACCAGGACTACATCGCCGAGCAGGCGCCGGTGGTCTTCATGCCGAACTTCCCGATCCGGATCTTCGAGGTCTCCGACCAGCTGCACGGCTTCGGGCCGATCAACCCGTTCGGGATGATCAACCCCGAGAACTGGTACTACCTTGAGGACTGAGGTGGCGCTGGCCGGCGCGGCGCCGATCGCACCGATCGGCGCCCACCCGCTGCTGGTGCTGCTGCTCCAACTCGGCGCGCTGCTCACGCTGGCCGTGCTGCTGGGGCGGCTCGCCGTGAAGCTGGGCTGGCCGGCGGTGGCGGGCGAGCTGTGCGCCGGGGTGCTGGTCGGCCCCTCGGTGCTCGGCTCGCTCTCCCCCGCACTGTCCGGCTGGCTCTTCCCGCACAACGTCGAGCAGGTCCACCTGCTCGACGCGGTGGGGCAGTTGGGGGTGATGCTGCTGGTCGGCGTGAGCGGCAGCCACCTGGACTTCGCACTGGTCCGCAAGCAGGGCGCGACCGCCGCCCGGGTCAGCTCGGCCGGGCTGGTGCTGCCGCTCGCCCTGGGCGTCGGCCTCGGCCTGCTGCTGCCCGCCTCGCTGCTCGCCCCGCACAGCGACCGCACCACCTTCGCGGCCTTCCTCGGCGTGGCGATGTGCGTCAGCGCCATCCCGGTGATCGCCAAGACCCTGCTGGACATGAACCTGCTGCACCGCGACATCGGCCAACTCACCATGACCGCGGGCATGCTGGACGACGCGGTGGGCTGGCTGCTGCTCTCCGTGGTGACCGCGATGGCCACCACCGGGGTCACCGCCGGCACCGTGGTGCACTCGGTGGTCGCGCTGGCGGTCGTGGTGCTGGCCGCCGTACTGGCCGCCCGGCTGCTGGTCGGCCCGCTCTACCGCTGGGCCGAACGCAACGGCGGCACCGGCACGGTGGTCGGCACCACCGCCGTGCTGGTGCTGCTGTCGGCGGCGGGCACCCAGGCGCTCGGCCTGGAGCCGATCTTCGGCGCCTTCGTCTGCGGCGTGACCGTGACCGCGACCGGGGCGGTCGGCCCGCTCCAGCTGGCCCCGCTGCGCACCGTGACCCTCTCGGTGCTGGCGCCCGTCTACATCGCCTCGGCGGGCCTGCGGATGGACCTGACCGCGCTGGCCCGCCCGTCGGTGGCGCTGATGGCGCTGACGGCCCTGCTGGTCGCCGTGCTGGGCAAGTTCGGCGGCGCCTACCTGGGGGCCCGGGCCAGCCGGCTCGGCCGCTGGGAGGCGCTGGCGCTCGGCGCCGGCATGAACGCCCGCGGCGTGGTCCAGGTGGTGATCGCGATGGTCGGGCTGCGCCTGGGCGTGCTCGACTCCGCGACCTACACCGTGGTCGTCCTGGTCGCCGTGGCGACCTCGCTGATGGCGCCCCCGCTGCTCCGCACCGCGATGTCCCGGATCGACCAGACCCCCCTGGAACAGCACCGACGGACCGCCCAGTTCGGGCCGACCGTCCCCGAAAGCCAGACCGTGTGAAGGACTGAGGAAACAGAGATGACGACGAACCAATTCGCCGACTTCGGCATCGCGGGATTCGGCTACTCGCTCGGCGCCGACCAGAAGGTCGGGACCGAGGTGCTCACCGAGTTCGTGGACGACCCCGAGCGGGTGCTCCAGTGGGGCTACCGGACCTTCCACCGGGCGCCCGAGGAGGTGACCGCGATCGAGCTGTCCGCCAAGGCGGCGCTGGCCGCGATCGAGGACGCCGGGCTGACCGTCGAGGACGTGGACTACGTCGTGCTGGCGCTCTCCGACGTGCCCGGCTACCTCAACTGGGACGCCTCCTCGGCGCTGGCCCACGAGATCGGGGTGCGGCTCAAGCCGAACCTGCTGCTGATGGAGGGCTGCGTCTCCGGCGTCACGGGCCTGGGCAACGTGGCCGGCCTGTTCGCCACCGACCCGACGCTGCGCAACGTGCTGTTCGTCGCGGTCAACCGGGTCAGCGAGTTCCACCGCAACCGGATGCGGGTGAACAACTCGATCCACAGCGACGGCGCCTCGGCCGTGGTGCTGCGCCGCGGCCACGACTTCGGGCGCTGGCTGACCACCGTGCAGTTCACCGACCCGGACGTGTCCTACTGGTTCCGCACCGAGTACGGCGGCGAGGTGGCCCCGGTCGCGCCCGCCGACTGGTCCTCGAAGACCGAGGCCAACGGCCTGGAGGCGGTGGTCAACCACTTCCGCACCGACCCGAAGGGACTCCAGGAGTTCGTCGCCGCGCTCAACCGGCGCCTGGTCGAGGTGACCGACCAGGCCTGCGAGCGGGCCGGCGTCACCCGCGACTCGCTCAAGAAGATCATCCACCTGAACGACAACCAGGGCTCGTTCGAGGAGATCGCCGAGGCCTTCGACGTACCGATCGACCGCACCAGCGCCGAAATCGCCGCCCAGCACGGCCACATGGGCGCGGCCGACCACCTGGTGACGCTCGCCGAGTACTGCCGCTCCGGCGAGCTGGTCCCCGGCGACCTGGTCGCGCTGATCGGCATCTCGATCGGCATGCGCTGGTACTGCACCCTGGTCAGGATCTGATGCCCGAACTCGTCGACGCACTCAAGGCGGCCGTCGCGGCCGGCACCGCGCCCAGCCCCGACCTGCGGCTCGCCCTGGCCCAGACCGAGGACACCGGCGTGCTGCGCAAGGCCGGCCGGGCGCTGGCCTGGCTCACCGACCCGGAGGGCCGGCTGCGGCCGCTGCGCGTCTCGGTGGTGGCCGCCTGCACCGTCGGACCGCTCGAACACCTGCTGCGCGCCTGCCTGGTGGGCGCGGGCGCGCTGCCGACGATCGCGCTCGCCCCCTACGGCACCTTCGAACTCACCCTGGCCACCGGCGACTTCGACCACGCCAGCGACCTGCTGCTGTGCCTGCTGGACGAGTCCTACTTCCTGCCCGACGACCTGGACGTGACCGCGCCGCAGGCGGCCGCCGACTACGTCGAGGACCGGCTGGCCCAACTGGGCGGGCTGATCGGCGCGGCGCTGGGCGGCACCGAGGCGACCCTGGTCCTGCACACCGTCCCGCTGCCGCGCGCCCTGCGCGACACCATGCTCAGCCTGCGGACCAGGGGCGCGCTGACCCGGCTCTGGCACCGGCTCAACGCCGGCCTGCTGGCGCTCGCCGAGGAGCACCCGCAGGTGCAGGTCGTCGACCTGGTCGGCCTGCTCGCCGAGTCCCCGGTGGCCGCGCGCGACCAGCGCCTGCACAAGTACGCCGACCTGCCCTACACGGACGGGGCGTTGCTGCTCCTGGCCAACGAGGTGCGGCGGATCGCCCAGGCCCGCTCGGGGCTGTCCAGGAAGGTGCTGGCGCTCGACCTGGACAACACCCTGTGGGGCGGGGTGCTGGGCGAGGTCGGGGCGGAGGGCGTCGAACTCGGCGGGCTCTACCCGGGCAAGAGCTTCCAGGACCTGCAACGCACCGTCAGCCGGCTGCGGCAGCAGGGCGTGGTGCTCGTGCTGGCCAGCAAGAACGACCCGGGACCGGTCGAGGAGGCGCTCGCCGGGCACCCCGCGGCGCTGCTGCGCCCGGAGGCCTTCTCGGTGAGCATGGTCAACTGGGCGCCGAAGGCGGGCAATCTGCGCCAGGCCGCCGAGACGCTGGGCCTGGGCACCGACTCGTTCGTCTTCATGGACGACTCGGACTTCGAACGCGGCAGCGTGGCGGCCGAGTTGCCCGAGGTCGCGATCATCGACGCGAGCGGCGAACCGGCCCAGCTGGTCGACTCGCTGGTGCGGCACGGCTGGTTCGACGTGGTCGAGCTGACCGGCACCGACCTCCAGCGGCCCGACCTCTACCGGGCGCGCAGCCTGCGCACCGAGTTCTCCGGCGGCTTCGGCAAGGCCGAGGACTACCTCCGGGCCCTCGACCTGCGGGTGACGATCGCCCCGGTGACCCGGTTCACCGTCGCCCGGGCCGCCCAACTGGCCGCTCGCACCAACCAGTTCAACCTGACCGGGGTGCGCTTCGACGAGGCGGCCACGCTCGCCATGATCGACGCCCCCGACCGGCTGGCGCTCAGCGTCTCGGTCACCGACCGGTTCGGCGACGAGGGGCTGGTGGGCGCGGTCTGGGTGGCGCGGGACGCGGAGCGCTGGAGCGTGCTCAACCTGGTGCTGAGCTGCCGGGTGCTGTCACGCGGGGTCGAGTTCGCGATCGCCGGGCGGCTCGCCGAACTGGCCGCACGGGCCGGGGCCGAGGTGCTGGAGGGCCGCTTCACCCCCTCGGCCAAGAACGGCGTGGCGGCGGGGTTCTGGGAGAAGGCGGGCTTCGTCCCGGAGGGCGAGGGGCACTTCGTCTTCCTGCCGGGCCGAACCCCCGACCCGACCCCGTCGTGGATCACCAGCCTCGGAGGCACCGAGGACACCGCGAACACCCGAGAGAACGAGGAGCAGGGAGCATGACGAACACCGTCGAGCAGGTCGGCAGCCGGGTGCTGGAGGTGCTCAGCGAGGTGCTGAACCAGCAGCCCGAGGCACTGGCCGCGCAGCCGGTGCTGGCCAGCTACGACTGGGACAGCCTGGCCTCGCTGGAGGCGCTGGCCCAGCTGGAGAGCGCCTTCGGGGTGCGGCTGGAGCTGCGGGCCTTCCAGGCCGTGCGGACCGTCGAGGAGATGACGGCCCTGCTCGCCGCCACGCTGAACGGCTAGACCAGGACGGTTTTCTGACGGTCTGTCGGAACCGAAGGAGAGAGGGCACCATGAGCCTGCTGGAGATCCGTCTGTTCACCGTGCAACCGGGCACCCGCGAGGAGTTCGACCGGGTGAGCCGGGAGGAGACGATCCCGATGATGCGCCGCTGGGGCATCAACGTGATCGCGTTCGGCCCCGCCCTCAACACCGAGGACGGCTACTACCTGATCCGCAGCTTCCCGTCCGAGGAGCTGCGGGTCTCCGTCCAGGAGGCGTTCTACGCGAGCGCCGAATGGGAGGAGAACTACGACAAGAAGATCACCGAGATGATCGCGGACTACCAGACCGCGGTCACCCCGCTGACCGGCGAGCTGTCGACCGGCCTCAAGGGGATCTAGGCCACTGGACCTAGGGTCTGTCTCGTAATTCGCGTCGGATCAGGCCGGGTCGTTCGGTGCGTTCTCTCGGCGTGCGGCAGGAACGTCCTCGTAGCGGAGCTACTTGGGCGTTTCGGCCGTGCGGCGAGAGGGCGTGCCGGGCGGGCCGGACCCGGCGGGAATTACGAGACAGACCCTAGGCCACGGGATCCAGGCCGACCCGGCCCGGACCCACCGGACCCGGGCCGGGCCCCGCACCGCGGGTCCGGCCCACACCGAGGAGAGAACCAGGAATGCCGTACACCGACGTCATCGGAGCGGGCCGCGAGGCCACCCCAGCCAGGACGGCCGTCCCGCGCCGGCTGCTGATGTGCCGGCCGAGCCACTACGACGTGTACTACTCGATCAACCCCTGGATGCAGCCCGAGAAGCCGGTCGACACCGGCCTCGCCCTGCTCCAGTGGGAGCGGCTGCGCGAGCTGTACACCTCGCTCGGCCACACCGTCGAGGTGATCGAGCCCGTGCCCGGCCTGCCCGACATGGTGTTCGCGGCCAACGGCGCCACGGTGGTGGACGGCAAGGTGCTGGCCGCCCGGTTCCGGCACATGGAGCGCACCGCCGAGGGCCCGGCCTACCTCTCCTGGTTCCGGCGCAACGGCTACCAGGAGCTGCTGTGGCCGGAGTTCATCAACGAGGGCGAGGGCGACTACCTCCCGGTCGGCCGGCGGATCCTGGCCGGCACCGGCTTCCGCACCGACCAGCGCTCGCACCACGAGGCACAGGAGTTCTTCGGCCTGCCCGTCACCAGCCTGACCCTGGTCAACCCCCGCCACTACCACCTGGACACCGCACTCTCGGTGCTCTCCGACACCGAGATCATGTACTGGCCCGAGGCGTTCACCCCCGGCAGCCGCGCCGTACTGCGCGAGC of Kitasatospora viridis contains these proteins:
- a CDS encoding cation:proton antiporter; amino-acid sequence: MRTEVALAGAAPIAPIGAHPLLVLLLQLGALLTLAVLLGRLAVKLGWPAVAGELCAGVLVGPSVLGSLSPALSGWLFPHNVEQVHLLDAVGQLGVMLLVGVSGSHLDFALVRKQGATAARVSSAGLVLPLALGVGLGLLLPASLLAPHSDRTTFAAFLGVAMCVSAIPVIAKTLLDMNLLHRDIGQLTMTAGMLDDAVGWLLLSVVTAMATTGVTAGTVVHSVVALAVVVLAAVLAARLLVGPLYRWAERNGGTGTVVGTTAVLVLLSAAGTQALGLEPIFGAFVCGVTVTATGAVGPLQLAPLRTVTLSVLAPVYIASAGLRMDLTALARPSVALMALTALLVAVLGKFGGAYLGARASRLGRWEALALGAGMNARGVVQVVIAMVGLRLGVLDSATYTVVVLVAVATSLMAPPLLRTAMSRIDQTPLEQHRRTAQFGPTVPESQTV
- a CDS encoding 3-oxoacyl-ACP synthase III family protein; its protein translation is MTTNQFADFGIAGFGYSLGADQKVGTEVLTEFVDDPERVLQWGYRTFHRAPEEVTAIELSAKAALAAIEDAGLTVEDVDYVVLALSDVPGYLNWDASSALAHEIGVRLKPNLLLMEGCVSGVTGLGNVAGLFATDPTLRNVLFVAVNRVSEFHRNRMRVNNSIHSDGASAVVLRRGHDFGRWLTTVQFTDPDVSYWFRTEYGGEVAPVAPADWSSKTEANGLEAVVNHFRTDPKGLQEFVAALNRRLVEVTDQACERAGVTRDSLKKIIHLNDNQGSFEEIAEAFDVPIDRTSAEIAAQHGHMGAADHLVTLAEYCRSGELVPGDLVALIGISIGMRWYCTLVRI
- a CDS encoding HAD-IIIC family phosphatase, giving the protein MPELVDALKAAVAAGTAPSPDLRLALAQTEDTGVLRKAGRALAWLTDPEGRLRPLRVSVVAACTVGPLEHLLRACLVGAGALPTIALAPYGTFELTLATGDFDHASDLLLCLLDESYFLPDDLDVTAPQAAADYVEDRLAQLGGLIGAALGGTEATLVLHTVPLPRALRDTMLSLRTRGALTRLWHRLNAGLLALAEEHPQVQVVDLVGLLAESPVAARDQRLHKYADLPYTDGALLLLANEVRRIAQARSGLSRKVLALDLDNTLWGGVLGEVGAEGVELGGLYPGKSFQDLQRTVSRLRQQGVVLVLASKNDPGPVEEALAGHPAALLRPEAFSVSMVNWAPKAGNLRQAAETLGLGTDSFVFMDDSDFERGSVAAELPEVAIIDASGEPAQLVDSLVRHGWFDVVELTGTDLQRPDLYRARSLRTEFSGGFGKAEDYLRALDLRVTIAPVTRFTVARAAQLAARTNQFNLTGVRFDEAATLAMIDAPDRLALSVSVTDRFGDEGLVGAVWVARDAERWSVLNLVLSCRVLSRGVEFAIAGRLAELAARAGAEVLEGRFTPSAKNGVAAGFWEKAGFVPEGEGHFVFLPGRTPDPTPSWITSLGGTEDTANTRENEEQGA
- a CDS encoding acyl carrier protein; this encodes MTNTVEQVGSRVLEVLSEVLNQQPEALAAQPVLASYDWDSLASLEALAQLESAFGVRLELRAFQAVRTVEEMTALLAATLNG
- a CDS encoding NIPSNAP family protein; translated protein: MSLLEIRLFTVQPGTREEFDRVSREETIPMMRRWGINVIAFGPALNTEDGYYLIRSFPSEELRVSVQEAFYASAEWEENYDKKITEMIADYQTAVTPLTGELSTGLKGI
- the ddaH gene encoding dimethylargininase produces the protein MPYTDVIGAGREATPARTAVPRRLLMCRPSHYDVYYSINPWMQPEKPVDTGLALLQWERLRELYTSLGHTVEVIEPVPGLPDMVFAANGATVVDGKVLAARFRHMERTAEGPAYLSWFRRNGYQELLWPEFINEGEGDYLPVGRRILAGTGFRTDQRSHHEAQEFFGLPVTSLTLVNPRHYHLDTALSVLSDTEIMYWPEAFTPGSRAVLRELYPDALLATEQDAAVFGLNAFSDGYNVLLPQAASGLIEQLKARGFNPVGVDLSELLLAGGSVKCCTLELRDH